The sequence CGTGAGGCCCGATCCACAGCCGACGGGCGTTCAGATCCGGCCGGCGACCGCGTCCGACCGGGCTGCGCTCGGACGCTACGGGGCGGCGCTCATGCGCCAGCACCATGCCGCCGATCCGCGCCGCTTCCTCCTCACGCCGCATCCCGAGGAGGGCTACGGGCGGTTCCTCGTCTCCGAGCTGGAGGATCCCGACTGCATCGTGCGGGTGGCCGAGCGCTTGGGCGAGGTGGTGGGCTACGTCTTCGCCAGCATCGAGCCCACGAGCTGGAGGGACCTGCGCGGCCCCGGCGGGTTCATCCACGACGTCTATGTCGACGAGCGCGCGCGACGCTCGGGCGCCGGCGAGGCGCTCCTGCGCGCGGCGATCGCCTGGATCCACTCCAGGGGCATGACCCAGGTGGTGCTCGCGACCAAGTCCGGAAACGAATCCGCGCGGCGCCTCTTCGCCAAGATCGGCTTCCGC is a genomic window of Candidatus Binatia bacterium containing:
- a CDS encoding GNAT family N-acetyltransferase; amino-acid sequence: MRPDPQPTGVQIRPATASDRAALGRYGAALMRQHHAADPRRFLLTPHPEEGYGRFLVSELEDPDCIVRVAERLGEVVGYVFASIEPTSWRDLRGPGGFIHDVYVDERARRSGAGEALLRAAIAWIHSRGMTQVVLATKSGNESARRLFAKIGFRETMREMTLDGDPSGA